A section of the Roseivirga sp. BDSF3-8 genome encodes:
- a CDS encoding transglutaminase domain-containing protein: protein MSIIDRSRGLILALVLLLSAMVTSPAFAGGGSNLDQAWAAFSLNELDKAEEYFKAAIKGKDNIEEASLGLGFTYVVMENSAKAAGAFDIFLENADNPYPYLTALFTTDLTGIQYGGKNNDRALKLLESLLEDEKAPGQLKGLVRMTLGRHYRAINEFDKAEEQFDKIGAITEWQLAGVFENISASGFDNNYEPITHPEPTAKFVNKNGAPVEWIDLPGTRDRWVDLTYHFMYGNSVVFAQSFVNSPDERDVQLRIGTSGSVKVWINDELILKEEEELNNDLDNYVVNTHLRKGNNRLLVQVGESELSALNFLARITNEQGMPMSDLTFSKRYATYPKGTGTKAVVVKSPTEIFFYNKIEKEPANLLNYMILAEALNHNGKGQESREALTKALKVAPQNSFVHLGLISAYNTLENETETSMLIEKLKNLPGATNFALQIKINEAFDNKDIEEAGNLINQLEETYHEDITLIMYKIRLASSNQNLEELVKLAESAYKKYPENYAMVNMKYALEREMKGNVTGAVKLLDRYAKENFNYQAITTLSDHYFEAGNDKKGFAYLEKLLEANPIATGYLGNISQKYAGKGEYDRALEYAKRSLAIAPFVSATYSKIGKIYEEKGEDSEAKKAYEKALVYDPTEYEVRKRLRKLNGEKEDMFARFDDPDVDALLKNAPSGAKYPEDNSLILLDEVTKVVYEGGASEERHNLVAKVFNPAGIDSWKEYYVPYYGNESFLIEKAEVIKKDGSHVKADVQGNHVVFTALEEGDGIYLSFRKKIYFFGGIKGHFWDQHYFTLFYPSLVSRYRLLTHNSVQFNHEVKNNRSLKPEIANDGDYKLHTWEKTNNPAVYYEDYMPVLIDVGEVLHVSSLPSWDYIAQWYERLSRTKAKTSPEVKEAVAGLWEQEPSSDTEKAKKIYDYIVKNIRYSSIPFRQSGLIPQKASKVINTKIGDCKDVSTLFVAMCKEAGLKADLVLVNTNDNGRYGLLLPSINFNHCIAKVKLDEEEYFVELTSDYLPFSSVHHNLRNSFVLEIDKYRKKEEKEPMLLDPANRKKNIVSRETKIAFDGMDMNLSVSSVKTGDYASWMRQSYRDIGKDRQEKHMLESIGNSLSGVKLKKLRFDENLKTTSDTVSYLTEYSASNGLKQLSSLLLFQVPYNEKQMPVDFLSNQDRKYPVDFWQYWAYDETTEVIEVDMPEDKNLLELPENKKINCFMADYSLTFNVKGRKLIIKRDVVIKQDYMPVDKLEETRAFFEEVVAADDMQIAFK from the coding sequence ATGAGCATTATTGACAGATCGAGAGGCCTCATACTTGCCCTGGTTTTACTTTTGTCTGCTATGGTTACATCCCCTGCATTTGCCGGAGGAGGCTCAAACCTGGATCAGGCATGGGCAGCTTTTTCTTTAAATGAGCTGGACAAAGCTGAAGAATATTTCAAAGCGGCTATAAAAGGAAAAGATAACATAGAAGAGGCTTCTCTCGGACTGGGATTTACCTACGTGGTGATGGAGAATAGCGCCAAGGCTGCGGGGGCATTTGATATCTTTTTAGAAAATGCGGATAATCCATATCCCTACCTTACGGCTTTATTTACTACTGACCTCACAGGCATACAGTATGGGGGAAAGAATAATGACCGAGCCCTGAAGCTGCTCGAGTCTCTGCTGGAAGATGAAAAAGCCCCCGGCCAACTGAAAGGCCTGGTTAGGATGACCCTGGGAAGGCACTACCGGGCTATTAATGAGTTCGATAAAGCGGAAGAGCAATTTGATAAGATCGGGGCGATTACGGAGTGGCAGCTTGCAGGCGTCTTTGAGAATATTAGTGCTAGTGGATTCGATAATAACTATGAGCCGATTACGCACCCTGAACCTACAGCAAAATTTGTCAATAAGAACGGAGCACCTGTAGAGTGGATTGATCTGCCCGGTACGCGTGACCGTTGGGTGGACCTTACCTATCATTTTATGTATGGCAACTCGGTGGTGTTTGCCCAGTCCTTTGTGAATAGCCCTGATGAAAGAGATGTACAGCTTAGGATCGGCACCAGTGGATCAGTAAAAGTATGGATAAACGATGAGCTGATTCTGAAAGAAGAAGAGGAACTGAATAATGACCTCGATAACTATGTGGTCAACACTCATTTGAGGAAAGGAAATAACCGCCTGCTTGTTCAGGTAGGTGAAAGCGAACTGAGCGCATTGAACTTCCTGGCTAGAATCACCAATGAGCAAGGCATGCCGATGAGTGATCTTACCTTTAGCAAACGCTATGCAACCTATCCAAAAGGTACTGGTACAAAGGCTGTGGTAGTAAAGAGCCCTACGGAAATCTTCTTCTATAATAAAATAGAGAAAGAACCGGCCAACCTGCTGAACTACATGATATTAGCGGAGGCCCTCAATCATAATGGCAAAGGACAGGAGTCCAGGGAAGCTTTAACAAAAGCCCTTAAGGTGGCACCACAGAACAGCTTTGTTCACCTGGGGCTGATTTCGGCTTACAATACGCTGGAAAATGAGACTGAGACCAGCATGCTTATTGAAAAACTGAAGAACCTGCCCGGTGCCACGAATTTTGCGCTTCAAATTAAGATCAACGAGGCATTTGACAATAAAGACATTGAGGAAGCAGGGAATCTTATTAATCAGCTTGAGGAGACTTACCATGAGGATATCACCCTTATAATGTATAAAATAAGGCTGGCATCATCTAACCAGAATCTGGAAGAGCTTGTAAAGCTAGCCGAAAGCGCCTATAAAAAGTATCCGGAAAACTACGCTATGGTCAACATGAAGTATGCCCTGGAAAGAGAAATGAAGGGCAATGTGACCGGAGCTGTTAAACTTTTGGATAGGTACGCTAAAGAGAATTTTAACTACCAGGCTATCACCACGCTTTCAGACCACTATTTTGAAGCAGGTAATGATAAGAAAGGCTTTGCCTACCTGGAAAAGTTATTAGAGGCAAACCCTATTGCTACCGGGTATCTTGGTAATATCTCTCAAAAGTATGCAGGTAAAGGTGAGTATGATCGTGCACTGGAGTATGCAAAAAGGTCTCTGGCAATAGCTCCCTTTGTATCAGCTACATACAGCAAAATTGGCAAGATATACGAAGAAAAAGGCGAGGATAGTGAGGCAAAAAAAGCCTACGAAAAGGCTTTGGTTTATGACCCGACTGAATATGAGGTGCGTAAGCGCCTGCGTAAGCTTAATGGGGAAAAAGAAGACATGTTTGCCAGGTTTGATGACCCTGACGTAGATGCGTTGCTAAAGAATGCGCCCTCGGGTGCCAAGTACCCTGAGGATAATAGCCTTATCCTGCTGGACGAAGTAACTAAAGTAGTATATGAAGGAGGGGCGTCTGAGGAAAGGCATAACCTGGTGGCCAAGGTGTTTAACCCCGCCGGTATCGATAGCTGGAAGGAGTACTATGTACCGTACTATGGTAATGAAAGCTTTTTGATAGAAAAGGCAGAGGTAATCAAAAAGGATGGCAGCCATGTAAAGGCTGATGTACAGGGGAACCATGTGGTGTTTACAGCTCTTGAAGAGGGTGACGGAATTTATCTGTCTTTCCGTAAGAAAATTTACTTCTTCGGAGGTATCAAGGGACACTTCTGGGACCAGCATTACTTTACCTTATTTTATCCCAGCCTGGTATCACGTTACAGATTGCTTACGCACAACTCAGTACAGTTTAACCATGAGGTTAAAAATAATAGGAGCCTGAAACCGGAAATAGCTAATGACGGTGACTATAAGCTTCATACCTGGGAAAAAACAAATAACCCAGCGGTATACTATGAAGACTACATGCCTGTGCTTATAGACGTAGGTGAAGTGTTGCATGTATCATCTCTGCCAAGCTGGGATTATATAGCCCAGTGGTATGAGCGACTAAGCCGGACTAAGGCCAAAACAAGTCCTGAGGTTAAGGAGGCAGTGGCTGGGTTGTGGGAGCAGGAGCCATCTTCTGATACTGAAAAGGCAAAGAAAATATATGATTACATCGTAAAGAACATCCGGTATAGCTCGATACCTTTCCGCCAGAGCGGCCTTATCCCTCAAAAGGCCAGCAAGGTGATCAATACTAAAATAGGTGACTGTAAGGATGTGAGTACATTGTTCGTTGCTATGTGTAAGGAAGCTGGACTGAAAGCTGACCTTGTCCTGGTAAATACTAATGACAACGGACGGTATGGCCTGTTGCTGCCATCGATCAACTTTAATCACTGCATAGCTAAGGTTAAGCTGGATGAAGAAGAGTACTTTGTAGAACTTACCAGTGATTATCTCCCCTTTAGTTCTGTGCATCATAATCTGCGTAATAGCTTTGTTCTGGAGATAGACAAGTACCGTAAAAAGGAGGAGAAGGAGCCTATGTTACTGGACCCGGCTAACAGAAAAAAGAATATCGTGAGTCGTGAAACGAAGATAGCATTTGACGGTATGGATATGAACCTAAGTGTAAGCTCAGTAAAAACGGGTGATTATGCCAGCTGGATGCGCCAGAGCTACCGTGATATTGGGAAAGATCGCCAGGAAAAACATATGCTGGAAAGCATAGGTAACAGTTTGTCAGGGGTGAAGTTGAAAAAACTGAGGTTTGATGAAAACCTGAAGACTACCAGTGATACGGTAAGTTACCTTACTGAATACAGTGCGTCTAACGGACTGAAGCAGCTTAGCAGCCTGCTACTTTTTCAGGTGCCTTACAATGAGAAGCAAATGCCGGTGGACTTCCTGTCTAACCAGGACCGTAAGTACCCTGTGGACTTCTGGCAGTACTGGGCGTATGACGAAACTACCGAGGTAATAGAGGTAGACATGCCAGAGGACAAGAATCTGCTGGAATTGCCTGAGAATAAGAAGATAAATTGTTTTATGGCTGATTATTCGCTAACATTCAATGTAAAGGGCCGAAAGCTGATCATAAAAAGGGATGTAGTAATAAAGCAGGATTACATGCCTGTTGATAAGCTCGAAGAAACCCGGGCCTTTTTCGAAGAGGTAGTGGCGGCAGATGATATGCAGATTGCCTTTAAATAA